A genomic segment from Chanos chanos chromosome 2, fChaCha1.1, whole genome shotgun sequence encodes:
- the api5 gene encoding apoptosis inhibitor 5, translating into MAATVEELYRNYGILADAKDNLSQHKDAYQVILDGVKGGPKEKRLAAQFIPKFFTSFPELADAAINAQLDLCEDEDVSIRRQAIKELPRFAAGENLPRVADILTQLLQTDDSAEFNQVNSALISIFKIDAKGTLGGLFSQILQGEDLVRERAIKFLCNKLKTMPEDTMTKEVEDYIFTETKKVLEDVTGEEFVSLMRILSGLKTMQTVSGRQQLVELVVEQAFLEQPLNPADADSVDRLLQCTRQALPLFSKNVHSTRFVTYFCEHVLPNLSMLTSPVAELDIQLEVLKLLAEMSPFCGDMDKLEANLTMLFEKLLEFMPLPPEEGENGENAGNEEPKLQFSYVECLLFSFHQLGKKLPDFLIDKVNAERLKDFKIRLQYFARGLQVYIRQLRVALQGKTGDALKTEENKIKVVALKITNNINVLIKDLFHNPPSYKSTVTLSWKPVQKPEATAAVVGQKRVSGEDAGAGAVMKKLSPLPRRDARQIYNPPSGKYSGTIGNFSYEQRGGFRGGRGRGWGSRGNRSRGRIY; encoded by the exons ATGGCGGCCACAGTAGAGGAGCTCTACCGTAACTACGGGATCCTTGCAGACGCCAAAGATAACTTGAGCCAG CACAAAGATGCATATCAGGTGATTCTAGATGGAGTCAAGGGTGGACCAAAAGAAAAACGACTGGCGGCACAGTTCATTCCCAAATTCTTCACCAGTTTTCCCGAGCTGGCCGATGCAGCCATTAACGCACAGCTTGATCTGTGTGAAGATGAGGATGTCTCG ATTCGGAGACAAGCTATCAAAGAACTCCCACGATTTGCTGCCGGAGAAAATTTACCCAGAGTGGCAGACATCCTCACACAGTTACTGCAGACAG ACGATTCTGCAGAATTTAACCAAGTCAACTCTGCATTGATCTCCATTTTCAAAATAGATGCAAAAG GGACTCTTGGAGGCCTATTCAGTCAGATCCTACAGGGAGAAGACCTTGTTCGGGAGAGGGCCATCAAGTTCCTGTGCAACAAGCTGAAGACGATGCCAGAGGACACAATGACTAAAGAGGTGGAGGACTACATCTTCACGGAGACAAAGAAA GTCCTGGAGGACGTGACAGGGGAAGAGTTTGTGTCTCTGATGCGTATCCTTTCGGGGTTGAAGACCATGCAGACAGTTAGCGGCAGACAGCAGCTGGTGGAGCTGGTGGTGGAGCAGGCTTTCCTCGAGCAGCCGCTGAACCCTGCGGATGCAGACAGCGTGGACAGACTGCTGCAGTGCACACGTCAGGCCTTACCACTCTTCTCT AAAAACGTCCACTCCACTCGATTCGTGACATATTTCTGTGAGCACGTCCTGCCTAACCTCAGCATGTTGACCAGTCCTGTGGCAGAACTGGACATTCAACTGGAG GTGCTGAAGCTCTTAGCAGAAATGAGTCCATTCTGTGGGGACATGGACAAACTGGAGGCCAATCTCACAATGCTGTTTGAGAAACTTTTG gAGTTCATGCCATTGCCACCAGAGGAGGGTGAGAATGGAGAGAACGCTGGGAACGAGGAGCCCAAACTACAGTTCAGTTACGTAGAGTGTCTGCTCTTCAGCTTCCACCAACTGGGAAAGAAGTTACCAGACTTCCTCATCGACAAGGTCAACGCAGAGAGACTAAAAGACTTCAAGATCAG GCTGCAGTACTTTGCAAGAGGTTTGCAGGTCTACATTCGCCAGCTCCGCGTGGCCTTGCAGGGGAAGACTGGTGATGCACTTAAGACAGAAGAg AACAAAATTAAAGTTGTGGCTTTGAAGATCACCAACAACATCAACGTTCTAATCAAG GATCTCTTCCACAACCCACCATCCTACAaaagcacagtcactctctcctgGAAGCCCGTGCAGAAGCCTGAGGCTACAGCAGCAGTAGTGGG tcagaaGCGGGTGTCTGGGGAGGACGCAGGGGCAGGTGCGGTGATGAAGAAACTCTCCCCCCTGCCGAGGAGGGACGCACGTCAGATCTACAACCCCCCCAGTGGGAAATACAGTGGTACCATTGGAAACTTCTCCTACG agCAGCGGGGTGGATTCAGAGGTGGGCGTGGCCGAGGCTGGGGCAGTAGAGGGAACCGGAGCCGGGGCCGGATCTACTGA